In Amycolatopsis endophytica, the following are encoded in one genomic region:
- a CDS encoding DedA family protein, producing the protein MVADLLDWLQRLPALWVVVGAGLLVFGECTLGLGFVTPGETGLFVLGTTATSVPKFVALWRVTTACAVAGDSVGYLVGKRYGPRLRQTGIVRRHGARGWDRATGFLCRRGGSRT; encoded by the coding sequence ATGGTGGCCGATCTGCTCGACTGGCTGCAGCGTCTGCCCGCGCTGTGGGTGGTGGTCGGCGCCGGACTGCTCGTGTTCGGTGAGTGCACCCTCGGCCTCGGGTTCGTCACCCCTGGCGAGACCGGCTTGTTCGTCCTGGGCACCACCGCGACGAGCGTGCCGAAGTTCGTGGCGCTGTGGCGGGTGACCACGGCGTGCGCGGTCGCGGGCGACTCGGTCGGTTACCTGGTCGGCAAGCGCTACGGGCCCCGGCTGCGGCAGACCGGGATCGTGCGGCGCCACGGCGCGCGGGGCTGGGACCGGGCAACCGGGTTCCTGTGCCGGCGCGGCGGGTCGAGGACCTGA
- a CDS encoding alpha/beta hydrolase family protein — protein sequence MTNLKRRTALALCAGLLAVAAPASAAEPIRLSLPPPAGPYPVGTTELHLVDRSRIDPWGPGGPRELMISVWYPARAAHGPATRHLAPEVAADYERTAAVVGVRPGVADFAGTRTHARDGASVLPGSRPVVLYSPGGGESRALGTTLAEDLVSHGFVVVTVDHTYASPVRFPDRMEYPAHGVDMARMMRERALDTGFVLDQLEVLHSGGNPDAAHRALPAGLGRTLDLSRVGMFGHSMGGFTAAEAMLGDRRIDAGANLDGSMDPASGQASARGADRPFLLMGGGTSAGAPHTHRHAADWAAFWANSTGWKRDVHLPTAEHGSFTDAQVLVPQIGRRITLPSEEVAAAIGTIDPRRSVAAQRDYLAAFFALHLRGWPTDLFDRPSHPDVRLVP from the coding sequence ATGACGAACCTGAAACGCCGCACGGCGCTCGCCCTCTGCGCGGGTTTGCTGGCCGTGGCCGCGCCCGCGAGCGCGGCCGAACCGATCCGCCTGTCGCTGCCACCTCCGGCCGGGCCGTATCCGGTGGGCACCACCGAACTGCACCTGGTCGACCGCTCCCGGATCGATCCCTGGGGCCCGGGCGGACCGCGTGAACTGATGATCTCCGTCTGGTACCCGGCCCGCGCCGCGCACGGTCCGGCAACACGTCATCTGGCCCCCGAAGTGGCGGCCGACTACGAACGGACAGCGGCCGTGGTCGGGGTGCGACCCGGTGTCGCCGATTTCGCCGGAACCAGGACCCACGCCCGCGACGGCGCCTCCGTGCTGCCCGGATCCCGGCCCGTGGTGCTCTACTCGCCCGGCGGCGGGGAGTCGCGCGCACTCGGCACCACGCTCGCCGAGGACCTGGTGAGCCACGGCTTCGTCGTCGTCACCGTCGACCACACCTACGCGAGCCCGGTGCGGTTCCCCGACCGGATGGAATACCCGGCGCACGGCGTCGACATGGCGCGGATGATGCGGGAACGGGCGCTGGACACCGGTTTCGTGCTCGACCAGCTCGAAGTGCTCCACTCCGGCGGCAACCCCGACGCGGCGCACCGCGCACTGCCCGCCGGGCTCGGCCGGACGCTCGACCTGTCCAGGGTCGGCATGTTCGGCCACTCGATGGGCGGTTTCACCGCGGCCGAAGCCATGCTGGGCGACCGGCGCATCGACGCGGGCGCGAACCTCGACGGCAGTATGGATCCCGCGTCCGGGCAGGCATCCGCCCGCGGCGCCGACCGGCCGTTCCTGCTGATGGGCGGCGGAACCAGCGCCGGGGCACCGCACACCCACCGCCACGCCGCGGACTGGGCCGCGTTCTGGGCGAACTCCACGGGCTGGAAGCGCGACGTCCACCTGCCGACAGCCGAGCACGGAAGCTTCACCGACGCGCAGGTGCTGGTGCCGCAGATCGGCCGGCGGATAACTCTGCCGTCCGAGGAGGTGGCCGCGGCCATCGGCACGATCGACCCGCGCCGGAGCGTCGCGGCGCAGCGGGACTACCTCGCCGCGTTCTTCGCGCTGCACCTGCGCGGATGGCCGACGGACCTGTTCGACCGGCCGTCGCACCCCGATGTGCGGCTGGTGCCGTAA
- a CDS encoding response regulator: MIRVLLADDEPLTRAGIRTVLAADPEFEVVAEAADGREAVELVQAHRPGVVLLDIMMPRLDGLSAATEIGRTVPGTGVIMLTTFSEDEHIARAFDAGAGGFLLKTGDPRELFAGIRAVARGAACLSPEIAHWAIRRLSTGGERMTGVLRARQLAEGLTPRERAVLGLVGAGLSNAEIAGRLHVVEGTVKVFVSAILRHLEVRNRVQAAIIAYEAGLVERDL; the protein is encoded by the coding sequence GTGATCCGCGTTCTGCTGGCCGACGACGAGCCCCTGACCAGGGCGGGGATCCGGACCGTGCTCGCCGCGGACCCGGAGTTCGAGGTGGTGGCCGAGGCCGCGGACGGCCGCGAGGCGGTCGAACTGGTCCAGGCGCACCGTCCCGGCGTCGTCCTGCTCGACATCATGATGCCGCGGCTGGACGGGTTGTCGGCCGCGACCGAGATCGGCCGCACCGTGCCCGGCACCGGCGTGATCATGCTGACGACCTTCTCCGAGGACGAGCACATCGCTCGCGCGTTCGACGCCGGGGCAGGCGGTTTCCTGCTCAAGACCGGTGATCCGCGGGAGCTGTTCGCCGGGATCCGCGCGGTGGCGCGCGGTGCGGCCTGCCTGTCACCCGAGATCGCGCACTGGGCGATCCGGCGGTTGAGCACCGGCGGTGAACGGATGACGGGCGTGCTGCGGGCCCGGCAGCTCGCCGAGGGCCTGACGCCGCGGGAACGGGCCGTGCTCGGGCTGGTCGGCGCGGGACTGTCCAATGCGGAGATCGCGGGACGGCTGCACGTCGTCGAGGGGACGGTGAAGGTGTTCGTCAGCGCGATCCTGCGCCACCTGGAGGTCCGCAACCGGGTGCAGGCGGCGATCATCGCCTACGAGGCCGGCCTGGTGGAGCGCGATCTATGA
- a CDS encoding sensor histidine kinase: MTRALLPSALLVALVLEALITGNPVAAVAGGLALAAAVVFFRRFPVATLCLLVAVAAVPALVLAPTVTNTTWWWPFLACAVFGYRVGERRDEVRPVLSGLAAVVLAALPVGVLADSAARGGFGLVFGLYDWFVLVLVLLLVVALPWLAGRYRAQRAALASAGWERAALLERQKQLEADQARLRERSRIAREMHDSLGHEWGLLALRAAALEVSTDLPERQREMAGELRAGVAGATARLREVIGMLRPDGETDDGADIDGLIARAVAAGMRIEWDPPRPSPRPAAVERAAHRVVREGLTNAAKHAPGAAVTVRLEHGPDSTTVTVVNGPATGQPGGSADGGSGLMGLTERVRLLGGSLRAGPRDGGFALVATLPHDAQPAPVAVGTESVRARSRAEARRGLAAAMRVPALAAAVVVVLAIALYALVGANNSLDPATFAGIPVGAARADVEDRLPPFQILGDPERMLPAPPEGTECRQYWSTRQSEDRLFFRLCFVADWLASKETVPRSAISSRSE, from the coding sequence TTGACCAGGGCGCTGCTGCCGTCGGCGCTGCTCGTCGCGCTCGTGCTGGAGGCACTGATCACCGGGAACCCGGTGGCGGCCGTCGCCGGCGGCCTGGCGCTGGCCGCGGCCGTGGTGTTCTTCCGGCGGTTCCCGGTGGCGACGTTGTGCCTGCTCGTCGCCGTCGCGGCGGTACCGGCTCTGGTGCTGGCTCCGACGGTCACGAACACGACGTGGTGGTGGCCCTTCCTCGCCTGCGCGGTCTTCGGCTACCGGGTGGGCGAGCGGCGGGACGAGGTGCGGCCCGTGCTGTCCGGGCTCGCGGCGGTGGTGCTGGCCGCGCTACCGGTCGGCGTCCTCGCGGACAGCGCGGCGCGCGGCGGGTTCGGGCTGGTGTTCGGCCTGTACGACTGGTTCGTGCTGGTACTCGTCCTGCTGCTGGTGGTCGCGCTGCCCTGGCTGGCCGGCCGCTACCGCGCGCAGCGCGCCGCGCTCGCGTCGGCGGGCTGGGAGCGTGCGGCGCTGCTGGAACGGCAGAAGCAACTCGAGGCGGACCAGGCGCGGCTGCGGGAGCGGTCCCGGATCGCCCGCGAGATGCACGACTCGCTGGGCCACGAGTGGGGGCTTCTCGCATTGCGGGCGGCGGCTCTCGAAGTGAGCACGGACCTGCCGGAGCGGCAGCGCGAAATGGCGGGTGAGCTGCGGGCGGGTGTGGCCGGCGCGACCGCGCGACTGCGGGAGGTCATCGGAATGCTCCGGCCCGACGGTGAAACCGACGACGGCGCCGACATCGACGGGTTGATCGCCCGGGCCGTCGCCGCCGGCATGCGGATCGAGTGGGACCCGCCCCGGCCGTCGCCCCGGCCCGCGGCGGTGGAACGGGCGGCGCACCGGGTGGTTCGGGAGGGGCTCACGAACGCGGCGAAGCACGCGCCCGGCGCGGCGGTCACCGTGCGGCTCGAACACGGCCCGGACAGCACGACCGTGACGGTGGTCAACGGGCCGGCGACCGGGCAGCCGGGCGGATCCGCGGACGGCGGTTCCGGGCTCATGGGACTGACCGAGCGGGTCCGGCTGCTCGGCGGCTCGCTACGGGCCGGCCCCCGGGACGGCGGGTTCGCCCTCGTCGCCACGCTGCCGCACGACGCGCAACCCGCGCCGGTGGCGGTCGGGACCGAGTCGGTGCGCGCGCGGTCCCGCGCCGAGGCCCGCCGGGGACTGGCCGCGGCGATGCGGGTGCCCGCGCTGGCGGCCGCCGTGGTCGTCGTCCTGGCGATCGCGCTCTACGCGCTGGTGGGCGCCAACAACAGCCTCGATCCGGCCACGTTCGCCGGGATCCCGGTCGGGGCGGCGCGCGCGGACGTGGAGGACCGGTTGCCCCCGTTCCAGATCCTGGGTGATCCGGAACGGATGCTCCCGGCGCCGCCGGAGGGCACGGAGTGCCGTCAGTACTGGTCCACGCGGCAGAGCGAAGACCGCCTGTTCTTCCGGTTGTGCTTCGTGGCGGACTGGCTGGCGTCCAAGGAAACCGTTCCCCGCAGTGCCATCTCGTCCCGATCGGAGTGA
- a CDS encoding HNH endonuclease family protein, which produces MKARTWLPLIVLVIAALVVVWQQGSVSPTQANPGSDPGAARQQLAELQVKPRGTLNGYSREKYPHWDTVEGTCNTREEVLKRAGQNVVTGKDCAPTSGTWVSPYDGGTWTQASDVDIDHMVPLAQSWVSGASAWTQAQREAFANDLERPQLWAVTDNVNQSKSDRAPDEWKPPLESFWCTYATDWITVKHYYQLSVTTAEQAALTEMLDRC; this is translated from the coding sequence GTGAAGGCGCGGACGTGGCTGCCGTTGATCGTTCTGGTGATCGCGGCTCTGGTGGTGGTGTGGCAGCAGGGTTCGGTGAGCCCGACCCAGGCGAATCCGGGGAGCGATCCCGGTGCGGCCCGGCAGCAACTGGCCGAGCTGCAGGTGAAACCGCGCGGCACGCTCAACGGGTACTCGCGCGAGAAGTACCCGCACTGGGACACCGTCGAGGGAACCTGCAACACCCGTGAGGAGGTCCTCAAGCGCGCGGGCCAGAACGTGGTGACCGGCAAGGACTGCGCGCCGACCTCGGGAACGTGGGTCAGCCCCTACGACGGCGGGACGTGGACGCAAGCGTCCGATGTGGACATCGACCACATGGTGCCGCTCGCGCAGAGCTGGGTCAGCGGGGCGTCGGCGTGGACGCAGGCGCAGCGCGAGGCGTTCGCGAACGACCTGGAGCGCCCGCAGCTGTGGGCCGTGACCGACAACGTGAACCAGTCCAAGAGCGACAGGGCGCCGGACGAGTGGAAACCACCGCTGGAGTCGTTCTGGTGCACCTACGCCACCGACTGGATCACCGTCAAGCACTACTACCAGCTGTCGGTGACCACCGCCGAGCAGGCCGCGCTGACGGAGATGCTGGACCGCTGTTGA
- a CDS encoding lactate 2-monooxygenase has product MAERFGGYQNEIYLHGLGGTKPPFTTDPVRLAESAREVVSPEAYDYVAGGAGSGATMVANRAAFDRWKLVPRMLTDATARDTSATVLGATLPAPVLLAPVGVQSIVHQDGELATARAAAALGLPMILSTASSRTIEEVAGASGDGPRWFQLYWPNDSDVCASMLTRAKAAGYSTLVVTLDTWTLAWRPRDLDRAYLPFLKGEGLATPLSDPAFRALLEKAPEDDMPSAILRWVSLFTGTDHSWEHLPFLREHWDGPIVLKGIQHVDDARRAVDAGMDGIVVSNHGGRQVDGAIASLEALPPIANAVGDRIEVLFDSGVRTGADILKALALGAKAVLIGRPWVYGLGHAGEDGVRHVLRGLLADLDISLALTGHRSISEVGPESLHRS; this is encoded by the coding sequence GTGGCCGAGCGGTTCGGTGGCTACCAGAACGAGATCTACCTGCACGGGCTCGGCGGGACGAAGCCGCCGTTCACGACCGACCCGGTCCGGCTGGCGGAGTCGGCGCGCGAAGTGGTCTCTCCGGAGGCCTACGACTACGTCGCGGGCGGCGCGGGTTCGGGCGCCACCATGGTCGCCAACCGCGCGGCGTTCGACCGGTGGAAGCTGGTGCCGCGCATGCTCACCGACGCCACCGCGCGCGACACCTCCGCCACCGTCCTCGGCGCCACGCTGCCCGCGCCCGTGCTGCTCGCGCCCGTCGGCGTGCAGTCGATCGTGCACCAGGACGGCGAGCTGGCGACCGCCCGCGCGGCCGCCGCGCTGGGCCTGCCGATGATCCTGTCCACCGCGTCGTCGAGGACGATCGAGGAGGTCGCCGGTGCCTCCGGTGACGGCCCGCGCTGGTTCCAGCTGTACTGGCCGAACGACTCCGACGTGTGCGCGAGCATGCTGACCCGCGCGAAGGCGGCCGGTTACAGCACGCTCGTCGTCACGCTCGACACCTGGACGCTGGCCTGGCGCCCGCGCGACCTCGACCGTGCCTACCTGCCGTTCCTCAAGGGCGAGGGCCTCGCGACGCCGCTGTCCGATCCGGCTTTCCGCGCTCTGCTGGAGAAGGCGCCGGAGGACGACATGCCGTCGGCGATCCTGCGGTGGGTATCGCTGTTCACCGGCACCGACCACAGCTGGGAGCATCTGCCGTTCCTGCGCGAGCACTGGGACGGCCCGATCGTGCTCAAGGGCATCCAGCACGTCGACGACGCCCGCCGCGCGGTGGACGCCGGGATGGACGGGATCGTGGTGTCCAACCACGGCGGCCGCCAGGTCGACGGCGCGATCGCGTCGCTGGAGGCGCTGCCGCCCATCGCGAACGCCGTCGGGGACCGCATCGAGGTGCTGTTCGACTCCGGTGTGCGAACCGGCGCGGACATCCTGAAGGCGCTGGCACTGGGCGCGAAGGCGGTCCTGATCGGACGGCCCTGGGTGTACGGGCTGGGGCACGCGGGAGAGGACGGCGTGCGGCACGTGCTGCGCGGGCTGCTCGCCGACCTCGACATCAGCCTCGCGCTGACCGGGCACCGCTCGATCAGCGAGGTGGGGCCGGAGTCGCTGCACCGGTCGTGA
- a CDS encoding carboxylesterase family protein: MSSQPVARTATGAVRGRPDGDVTVFHAIPYAAPPVRFTPPTPPEPWTGACGTTSSRAAAHPHRRRGRRGSPGRCGCPVRIRRWPRPSPTRPWAKGACHCVELPSVFGTFDARRDARMLGEEIQGRWLGFTTGAATPAPPR; the protein is encoded by the coding sequence ATGAGCAGCCAACCCGTGGCGCGGACGGCCACCGGCGCCGTCCGCGGCCGTCCCGACGGCGACGTGACCGTCTTCCACGCCATCCCCTACGCCGCGCCGCCGGTCCGGTTCACTCCGCCGACGCCGCCCGAGCCGTGGACGGGCGCGTGCGGGACCACTTCGAGCCGGGCGGCGGCTCACCCCCATCGCCGACGCGGCCGGCGCGGGTCACCGGGGCGATGCGGGTGCCCAGTCCGAATCCGCAGATGGCCGCGGCCCTCGCCGACGAGGCCCTGGGCGAAGGGCGCCTGCCACTGCGTCGAGCTGCCGTCGGTGTTCGGCACCTTCGACGCCCGGCGGGACGCGCGCATGCTCGGGGAGGAAATCCAGGGCCGGTGGCTCGGCTTCACGACCGGTGCAGCGACTCCGGCCCCACCTCGCTGA
- the hrpA gene encoding ATP-dependent RNA helicase HrpA: MSTRSPLEELRARLPGLMLRDEHRLRRRLDGARRARDRDRVARQITADIDAAEARVQRRRAPEIRYPEELPVSQRKDDIAAAIRDHQVVIVAGETGSGKTTQLPKICLELGLGVRGQIGHTQPRRLAARTVAERIAEELKTELGSTVGYKVRFTDSSGDDTMVKLMTDGILLAEIQSDRMLRRYDTLIIDEAHERSLNIDFILGYLKQLLPKRPDLKVIITSATIDPERFSRHFSDAPIVEVSGRTYPVEVRYRPIVDPDAPESEDRDQITAIADAVDELCAEGPGDILVFLSGEREIRDSADALNRMDLRGTEVLPLYARLSAADQHRVFSRHTGRRIVLATNVAETSLTVPGIKYVIDPGTARISRYSHRTKVQRLPIEPVSQASANQRKGRCGRTSDGICIRLYSEEDFSSRPEFTDPEILRTNLASVILQMTSLGLGDLAAFPFVDPPDRRQITAGVQLLQELGALEESAKERRLTDIGRQLAQLPVDPRLGRMVLEGARNGCVREVMIITAALSIQDPRERPADKQEAASQQHARFADKSSDFLAYLNLWEYLREQQKALSNNQFRKRCKAEFLNYLRVREWQDIYSQLRQLAKPLGVTLNSEPADPQRVHTALIAGLLSHIGLKDPEKGDYLGARGTRFAVFPGSSLFRKQPRWVMSAELVETSKLWGRVNARVEPEWIEPLAQHVVKRTYSEPHWERKRGAVMASERVTLYGVPLVTGRKVNYGRIDPERSRELFIRRALVDGDWDTSHKFFAENRSLLDEVEDLENRARRRDLLVDDETLFEFYDQRVGDEVVSARHFDSWWKKVRSEQPDLLNFEKAMLLNESAEQVSESDYPDSWTQGSLEFPLTYQFEPGADADGVTVHIPVAVLNQVTPDGFDWQVPGLRAELVTALIKSLPKQLRRNFVPAPDTADAVLSRVGPGDGPLLDVLADELEALRGVAVPFDAWQLDAVPHHLRMTFRVVNERGRRIAEGKDLEVLKEDLSGEVRATISQAADSIERSGLTTPAFGELPQVFAGKRRGHQVKAYPALVDEGDTVAVRMLDTAVQQRQRMWQGTRKLLRLNLPSPMKFINRALTNQAKLVLSRNPHGSVAGLLEDCVDCAVDKLMAAAGGPVWDESGFAVLLEKVRGGLNPTVLDVLAEVEKVLTAANEVEAALDGARGPAESLADMRQQLSRLVYPGFVTATGFDRLPHLVRYLRGIGRRLDKLPSMGAKDVDLLRDIEWVTGEYEAAVAALPPGVVPGPELLDVRWMIEELRVSFFAQTLGTAHPVSLKRVVRALDRAA; the protein is encoded by the coding sequence ATGTCTACGCGATCCCCCCTCGAAGAGCTCCGGGCCCGGCTGCCCGGCCTGATGCTGCGCGACGAGCACCGGCTCCGCCGCCGGCTCGACGGTGCCCGCAGGGCGCGGGACCGCGACCGCGTCGCGCGGCAGATCACCGCCGACATCGACGCCGCCGAAGCGCGCGTGCAGCGGCGGCGCGCGCCGGAGATCCGCTACCCCGAAGAGCTGCCGGTCTCCCAGCGCAAGGACGACATCGCCGCCGCGATCCGGGACCACCAGGTCGTCATCGTCGCGGGCGAGACCGGATCGGGCAAGACCACGCAGCTGCCGAAGATCTGCCTGGAGCTGGGCCTGGGCGTGCGTGGCCAGATCGGGCACACGCAGCCCCGGCGGCTCGCCGCGCGCACGGTCGCCGAGCGCATCGCCGAGGAGCTCAAGACCGAGCTGGGCAGCACCGTCGGCTACAAGGTGCGGTTCACCGACTCCTCCGGCGACGACACGATGGTCAAGCTGATGACCGACGGCATCCTGCTCGCCGAGATCCAGAGTGACCGGATGCTCCGCCGCTACGACACGCTGATCATCGACGAGGCCCACGAGCGCAGCCTCAACATCGACTTCATCCTCGGCTACCTCAAGCAGCTGTTGCCGAAGCGCCCCGACCTCAAGGTGATCATCACCTCGGCGACGATCGATCCGGAGCGCTTCTCCCGGCACTTCTCGGATGCGCCGATCGTCGAGGTGTCCGGCCGCACCTACCCGGTCGAGGTGCGCTACCGGCCGATCGTCGACCCGGACGCCCCCGAGTCCGAGGACCGCGACCAGATCACCGCGATCGCCGACGCCGTCGACGAGCTGTGCGCCGAGGGGCCCGGTGACATCCTGGTGTTCCTCTCCGGTGAGCGGGAGATCCGCGACAGCGCCGACGCGCTGAACAGGATGGACCTGCGCGGCACCGAGGTGCTGCCGCTGTACGCGCGCCTGTCCGCGGCCGACCAGCACCGCGTGTTCAGCCGCCACACCGGTCGCCGGATCGTGCTCGCCACCAACGTCGCCGAGACGTCGCTGACCGTGCCCGGCATCAAGTACGTCATCGACCCCGGCACCGCCCGCATCTCCCGCTACAGCCACCGCACGAAGGTGCAACGGCTGCCGATCGAACCCGTGTCGCAAGCCTCGGCCAACCAGCGCAAGGGCCGCTGCGGCCGCACCTCCGACGGCATCTGCATCCGGCTCTACAGCGAGGAGGACTTTTCCTCCCGGCCGGAGTTCACCGATCCGGAGATCCTGCGCACCAACCTCGCCTCGGTCATCCTGCAGATGACCTCGCTCGGGCTCGGCGACCTGGCCGCGTTCCCGTTCGTCGACCCGCCCGACCGCCGCCAGATCACCGCCGGTGTCCAGCTGCTGCAGGAGCTCGGCGCGCTGGAGGAGTCCGCGAAGGAGCGGCGTCTCACCGACATCGGGCGGCAGCTCGCCCAGCTGCCCGTCGACCCGCGGCTGGGCCGGATGGTGCTGGAGGGCGCGCGCAACGGCTGCGTGCGCGAGGTGATGATCATCACCGCTGCACTGTCCATCCAGGACCCACGCGAACGTCCGGCGGACAAGCAGGAGGCCGCCTCCCAGCAGCACGCCCGCTTCGCCGACAAGTCCTCGGACTTCCTGGCCTACCTCAACCTGTGGGAGTACCTGCGGGAACAACAGAAGGCGTTGTCCAACAACCAGTTCCGCAAGCGCTGCAAGGCCGAGTTCCTCAACTACCTGCGCGTGCGTGAATGGCAGGACATCTACAGCCAGCTGCGCCAGCTCGCGAAACCGCTGGGCGTCACACTGAACTCCGAGCCCGCCGACCCGCAGCGCGTGCACACCGCGCTGATCGCCGGGCTGCTCTCGCACATCGGGCTCAAGGACCCGGAGAAGGGCGACTACCTCGGCGCGCGCGGCACCCGGTTCGCGGTGTTCCCCGGTTCGTCGCTGTTCAGGAAGCAGCCGCGCTGGGTGATGTCCGCCGAGCTGGTGGAGACGTCGAAGCTGTGGGGCCGGGTCAACGCCCGCGTCGAGCCGGAGTGGATCGAGCCGCTGGCGCAGCACGTCGTCAAACGCACGTACTCCGAGCCGCACTGGGAACGCAAGCGCGGCGCGGTGATGGCGTCCGAGCGGGTCACGCTCTACGGGGTGCCGCTGGTCACCGGGCGCAAGGTCAACTACGGGCGGATCGACCCGGAGCGCTCGCGCGAGCTGTTCATCCGCCGCGCGCTCGTCGACGGCGATTGGGACACCTCGCACAAGTTCTTCGCCGAGAACCGGTCGCTGCTCGACGAGGTCGAGGACCTGGAGAACCGGGCCCGGCGCCGTGACCTGCTGGTCGACGACGAGACGCTGTTCGAGTTCTACGACCAGCGCGTCGGTGACGAGGTCGTGTCCGCGCGGCACTTCGACAGCTGGTGGAAGAAGGTCCGGAGCGAACAGCCCGACCTGCTCAACTTCGAAAAAGCCATGCTGCTCAACGAGTCCGCGGAGCAGGTGTCCGAATCGGACTACCCGGACAGCTGGACGCAGGGCTCGCTCGAGTTCCCGCTGACCTACCAGTTCGAGCCGGGTGCCGACGCCGACGGTGTCACCGTGCACATCCCGGTCGCGGTGCTCAACCAGGTCACACCGGACGGGTTCGACTGGCAGGTTCCGGGTCTGCGCGCGGAGCTGGTGACGGCGCTGATCAAATCGCTGCCCAAGCAGCTGCGGCGCAACTTCGTGCCGGCGCCGGACACCGCTGACGCGGTGCTGTCCCGGGTCGGCCCTGGCGACGGCCCGCTGCTGGACGTGCTGGCCGACGAGCTGGAGGCGCTGCGTGGGGTCGCGGTGCCGTTCGACGCGTGGCAGCTCGACGCGGTGCCCCACCACCTGCGGATGACGTTCCGGGTGGTGAACGAGCGGGGCCGCCGGATCGCCGAGGGCAAGGACCTGGAGGTGCTCAAGGAGGACCTGAGCGGTGAGGTGCGGGCGACGATCTCCCAGGCGGCGGACAGCATCGAGCGCTCGGGGCTGACCACTCCCGCGTTCGGGGAGCTGCCCCAGGTGTTCGCGGGCAAACGACGCGGGCACCAGGTGAAGGCGTACCCTGCGCTGGTCGACGAGGGCGACACGGTGGCCGTGCGGATGCTGGACACGGCGGTGCAGCAGCGGCAGCGGATGTGGCAGGGCACGCGCAAGCTGTTGCGGCTGAACCTGCCGTCGCCGATGAAGTTCATCAACCGCGCGCTGACCAACCAGGCGAAGCTGGTGCTGAGCCGCAACCCGCACGGGAGTGTCGCGGGCCTGCTGGAGGACTGCGTCGACTGCGCGGTGGACAAGCTGATGGCCGCCGCGGGCGGTCCGGTGTGGGACGAGTCCGGGTTCGCGGTGCTGCTGGAGAAGGTGCGTGGCGGGCTGAACCCGACGGTGCTGGACGTGCTGGCCGAGGTCGAGAAGGTGCTGACCGCGGCCAACGAGGTGGAGGCGGCGCTGGACGGTGCCCGCGGCCCGGCCGAGTCGCTGGCCGACATGCGGCAGCAGTTGTCGCGCCTGGTGTATCCCGGTTTCGTGACGGCCACCGGATTCGACCGGCTGCCGCACCTGGTGCGGTACCTGCGGGGGATCGGGCGCAGGCTGGACAAGCTGCCCTCGATGGGCGCGAAGGACGTCGACCTGCTGCGTGACATCGAATGGGTGACGGGCGAATACGAGGCCGCGGTGGCCGCGCTGCCGCCCGGCGTGGTGCCGGGGCCGGAGCTGCTGGACGTGCGGTGGATGATCGAGGAGCTGCGGGTGAGCTTCTTCGCCCAGACGTTGGGGACGGCGCATCCGGTGTCGTTGAAGCGTGTGGTGCGCGCGCTGGACAGGGCCGCGTAG